A window from Buchnera aphidicola (Mindarus abietinus) encodes these proteins:
- the yfaE gene encoding class I ribonucleotide reductase maintenance protein YfaE — translation MLNSHIILINKNKKIFVKKRKIFLLKILLANDIKTEYQCKKGYCGICRIFLKKGKILYKNFIPLAFLKPGEILPCCCIIDTNIEIKI, via the coding sequence ATGCTTAATAGTCATATAATATTAATTAATAAAAATAAAAAAATTTTTGTTAAAAAAAGAAAAATTTTTTTGTTAAAAATATTACTTGCTAATGATATTAAAACCGAATATCAATGCAAAAAAGGATACTGCGGAATATGCCGTATTTTTCTTAAAAAAGGAAAAATTTTATATAAAAATTTTATTCCATTAGCTTTTTTAAAACCAGGGGAAATCTTACCTTGTTGTTGTATTATTGATACAAATATAGAAATTAAAATTTAA
- the nrdB gene encoding class Ia ribonucleoside-diphosphate reductase subunit beta, giving the protein MTYTTFSKKKNDPLQEPMFFGQSVNISRYDQQKYIIFEKLIEKQLSFFWRPEEIDLSKDRIDFYNLPKHEKHIFLSNLKYQTLLDSIQGRSPNIAFLPVVSIPELETWIETWSFSETIHSRSYTHIIRNITNNPSLIFEDIISNQSISNRAKDISFYYDDFIQYTSYWHLLGEGIQNINNQKKIINLNHLKKKLYLCLMSVNALEAVRFYVSFACSFAFAEREIMEGNAKIIRLIARDEALHLTSTQHIINILQNKKNNENMADITNECKGECYKIFLKAAEQEKQWANYLFSDGSMLGLNKEILCQYIEYITNIRMQAVGLPQPFEKKSNPIPWINQWLSSDNVQMAPQEVEVSSYLVGQINSELLDNDLDSFEL; this is encoded by the coding sequence ATGACTTATACAACTTTTTCAAAAAAAAAAAATGATCCTTTGCAAGAACCAATGTTTTTCGGACAATCAGTTAATATTTCTAGATATGACCAACAAAAATATATAATTTTTGAAAAATTAATAGAAAAACAGCTTTCTTTTTTTTGGAGGCCAGAAGAAATAGATTTATCTAAAGATCGAATAGATTTTTATAATTTACCAAAACATGAAAAACATATTTTTTTAAGCAATTTAAAATATCAAACTTTATTAGATTCAATTCAAGGAAGAAGCCCTAACATAGCTTTTTTACCCGTTGTTTCAATACCTGAATTAGAAACATGGATCGAAACTTGGTCCTTTTCTGAAACGATACATTCTCGATCTTATACTCATATAATTAGAAATATAACAAATAATCCTTCATTAATATTTGAAGATATTATAAGTAATCAATCAATATCTAATAGAGCTAAAGATATTTCTTTTTATTACGATGACTTCATCCAATATACAAGCTACTGGCATTTATTAGGAGAAGGTATTCAAAATATTAATAATCAAAAAAAGATTATTAATCTAAACCATCTAAAAAAGAAACTATATTTATGTTTAATGAGTGTAAATGCTTTAGAAGCTGTTAGATTTTATGTTAGTTTTGCATGCTCGTTTGCCTTTGCCGAAAGAGAAATTATGGAAGGAAACGCAAAGATTATTCGATTAATAGCTAGAGATGAAGCATTACATCTAACTAGTACTCAACATATAATTAATATTTTACAAAATAAAAAAAATAATGAAAATATGGCAGATATAACTAATGAATGTAAAGGTGAATGTTATAAAATTTTTTTAAAAGCTGCTGAACAAGAAAAACAGTGGGCTAATTATTTATTTTCAGACGGTTCTATGTTAGGATTAAATAAAGAAATTTTATGCCAATACATTGAGTATATTACAAATATTAGAATGCAAGCTGTAGGATTACCACAACCTTTTGAAAAAAAATCAAACCCTATACCGTGGATTAATCAATGGCTATCTTCCGATAATGTACAAATGGCTCCTCAAGAGGTAGAAGTTAGTTCTTATTTAGTTGGACAAATAAATTCGGAGTTACTAGATAATGATCTTGATTCTTTTGAATTATAA
- the nrdA gene encoding class 1a ribonucleoside-diphosphate reductase subunit alpha — protein MNSNLLVTKRNGRKEVLNLDKIHKVLNWASNKLHNISISQVELRSRIQFYNGIKTIHIHETIIKAAADLISKEVPDYQYMAARLSIFHLRKKAYGKFTPPKLYEHVKNNVLLKKYDEKLLNEFSKKEFHIMNTFIDHNRDMNFSYAAVKQLEGKYLVQNRVTGKIYESPQFLYILISACLFSKYSQKNRLFYIKKFYDAISTFRISLPTPIMAGVRTPTRQFSSCVLIECADNLDSINATASSIVKYVSQRAGIGINVGQIRAVGSPIRGGEAFHTGCIPFYKYFQTAVKSCSQGGVRGGAATLFYPIWHLEVENLLVLKNNRGIEDNRVRHVDYAIQINKLLYQRMLSRKKISLFSPSDVPLLYDYFFSDQKKFEELYVKYEKDKKIKKKEIKSIDLFSLLMQERTSTGRIYIQNVDHCNTHSSFNPKVAPIRQSNLCLEITLPTKPLSNILDENGEIALCTLSALNLGKIKNIKELEELSNLIVRALDALLDYQEYPIVSAKIGALGRRAIGVGVTNFAYYLAKNNVKYSDGSANKLTHQTFEAFQYYLLNASCNLAKEKGTCSLYKQTKYSLGILPIDTYKREIDIVCNEPLLLNWDFLRKKISKYGLRNSTLSAIMPSETSSQISNATNGIEPPRGFISIKASKDGMLKQVVPEYKKLKSKYELLWDIPDNIGYLTLVGIMQKFIDQSISTNTNYDPGKFPDGKIPMKLLLKDLLTAYKLGIKTLYYQNTREGNINKTNSFSYRMQQESCESGACNL, from the coding sequence ATGAATTCGAATCTATTAGTAACTAAAAGAAATGGAAGAAAAGAAGTTCTTAACTTAGATAAGATTCACAAAGTATTGAATTGGGCTTCAAATAAGCTTCATAACATTTCAATTTCTCAGGTAGAATTACGTTCTAGAATACAATTCTATAATGGAATTAAAACAATTCATATTCACGAAACAATTATTAAAGCAGCTGCTGATTTAATTTCTAAAGAAGTACCTGATTACCAATATATGGCTGCTAGATTATCTATTTTTCATCTTCGAAAAAAAGCATATGGAAAATTTACTCCTCCTAAATTATATGAACATGTTAAAAATAATGTTTTACTGAAGAAATATGATGAGAAACTATTAAATGAATTTTCAAAAAAAGAATTTCATATTATGAATACATTTATTGACCATAATAGAGATATGAATTTCTCATATGCTGCTGTAAAACAACTAGAAGGAAAATATTTAGTTCAAAACCGAGTTACAGGAAAAATATACGAAAGCCCTCAATTTTTATATATACTTATTTCTGCTTGTTTATTTTCAAAATATTCTCAAAAAAATAGATTATTTTATATTAAAAAATTTTATGATGCTATCTCTACTTTTAGAATCTCTTTACCAACTCCTATCATGGCTGGAGTAAGAACTCCTACTAGACAATTTAGTTCATGTGTTTTAATTGAATGCGCTGATAACTTGGATTCTATTAATGCTACTGCAAGTTCAATTGTAAAGTATGTGTCTCAAAGAGCAGGAATAGGAATTAATGTAGGACAAATTCGTGCAGTTGGAAGTCCTATTAGAGGAGGTGAAGCATTCCATACCGGTTGTATACCTTTTTATAAATATTTCCAAACAGCTGTTAAATCTTGCTCTCAAGGTGGGGTAAGAGGAGGTGCTGCAACTTTATTTTATCCTATCTGGCATTTAGAAGTAGAAAACTTATTAGTTTTAAAAAATAATAGAGGAATAGAAGATAATCGAGTACGACATGTAGATTATGCTATACAAATTAATAAATTATTATATCAAAGAATGTTATCTAGAAAAAAAATTAGTTTATTTAGTCCATCGGATGTTCCTTTGTTATATGATTATTTTTTTTCTGATCAAAAAAAATTTGAAGAACTATATGTAAAATATGAAAAAGATAAAAAAATTAAAAAAAAAGAAATTAAATCAATAGATTTATTTTCTCTATTAATGCAAGAAAGAACTTCTACAGGAAGAATATATATACAAAATGTAGATCATTGTAATACTCATAGTTCTTTTAATCCAAAAGTAGCTCCTATTAGACAATCTAACTTATGCTTAGAAATAACTTTACCTACTAAACCATTATCAAATATTTTAGATGAAAATGGAGAAATAGCATTATGTACATTATCGGCGTTAAATTTAGGAAAAATAAAAAATATTAAAGAATTAGAAGAGTTATCTAATTTAATTGTTCGAGCTCTTGACGCCTTATTAGACTATCAAGAATATCCGATAGTAAGTGCTAAAATTGGAGCATTAGGAAGAAGAGCAATTGGAGTAGGAGTAACTAACTTCGCTTATTATCTTGCAAAAAATAATGTTAAATATTCTGATGGAAGCGCTAATAAATTAACCCATCAAACGTTTGAAGCTTTTCAATATTATTTATTAAATGCATCTTGTAATTTAGCAAAAGAAAAGGGAACTTGTTCATTATACAAGCAAACAAAATATTCATTAGGAATACTTCCAATTGACACTTATAAAAGAGAAATCGATATAGTATGTAATGAACCTTTACTATTAAATTGGGATTTCTTAAGAAAAAAAATATCTAAATATGGATTAAGAAACTCTACATTATCTGCCATTATGCCTTCAGAAACATCTTCTCAAATATCAAATGCAACGAATGGAATCGAACCTCCTAGAGGATTTATTAGCATTAAAGCATCCAAAGATGGTATGTTAAAACAAGTTGTTCCAGAATACAAAAAGCTAAAATCAAAATACGAATTATTATGGGATATACCTGATAATATCGGATATCTTACATTAGTTGGAATTATGCAAAAATTTATAGATCAATCTATTTCCACTAATACTAATTATGATCCTGGAAAATTTCCAGATGGAAAAATTCCTATGAAATTATTACTAAAAGATTTACTAACTGCTTATAAGTTAGGAATAAAAACTTTGTATTATCAAAATACAAGAGAAGGAAATATAAATAAAACAAACAGCTTTAGTTATCGCATGCAACAAGAAAGTTGTGAAAGCGGAGCATGTAATTTATAA
- the gyrA gene encoding DNA gyrase subunit A, with protein MKDLAKVIKQVDIEQELKKSYLDYAMSVIIGRALPDVRDGLKPVHRRILFAMKVLNNDWNKGYKKSARVVGDVIGKYHPHGDSSVYDALVRMAQPFSLRYMLVDGQGNFGSIDGDTAAAMRYTEVRMSKIAHELLSDLDQNTVKFIPNYDGTEIVPEILPTKIPNLLINGTSGIAVGMATNIPPHNLKEVINGCLAYLENNKINVNTLMQHIPGPDFPTAGIINGCSGIKEAYATGKGKIFIRAQSKIEVNEKLKKKSIIIYELPYQVNKAKLIEKISELVKEKKVEGIIALRDESDKDGMRIVIETKKDAIIEIILNQLYILTSLQISFGINMVALCNGQPKTMNLKEILKQFILHRKKIVTKKCLFKLKKYRKRTHILEGLNLALININEIIKLIKSVKTPMEAKKLLISKEFLLSNKNNLHEESKKCLKLTKKNFEIKDTKTFFTEKQIQAVLELRLQKLTSLEQKKIFEEHCDLTKKIKAINLILEKPEKLTSIIKKELINIQQSFNDKRKTIIHKNHKNINIEDIITQEKVIVTLSHSGYVKYQPISDYEAQKRGGKGKLAARIKEEDFIEILLVANTHDTILCFSSTGILYWLKVYQLPETSRHARGRPIINILPLSSKERITAILPVSNYKDNINVFMATLKGTVKKTSLKEFSKPRNSGIIAVNLKKEDELIGAALTNGKDNIMLFTASGKIVHFSEQFVRKMGRTASGVKGIKIKNQDHIVSLIVPKGKGNILMVTKNGYGKRTKIADFPIKSRSTKGIIAIKITKKNGAMIAAIQVSENDQIMMITNAGTLVRTRVSEISNLKRNTQGVILIRTNKKEKVVALQRIDESFYKI; from the coding sequence ATGAAAGACCTTGCTAAAGTAATTAAACAGGTCGATATTGAACAAGAACTTAAAAAATCATATTTAGATTATGCAATGTCAGTAATAATCGGAAGAGCTTTACCTGATGTTCGAGATGGATTAAAACCAGTTCATAGAAGAATACTATTTGCTATGAAAGTTTTAAATAACGACTGGAATAAAGGTTATAAAAAATCAGCTAGAGTTGTTGGAGATGTAATAGGAAAATATCATCCTCATGGAGATTCCTCGGTTTATGATGCTCTAGTCCGCATGGCTCAACCATTTTCTTTAAGATATATGTTAGTCGATGGACAGGGAAATTTTGGTTCTATTGATGGTGATACTGCAGCAGCCATGCGATATACAGAAGTTAGAATGTCTAAAATTGCTCATGAACTTTTAAGTGACCTAGATCAGAATACCGTGAAATTTATTCCTAATTATGATGGAACAGAAATTGTTCCGGAAATTTTACCAACTAAAATTCCAAATTTATTAATTAATGGAACTTCTGGAATTGCTGTAGGAATGGCTACTAATATCCCTCCCCATAATTTAAAAGAAGTTATTAATGGATGTTTAGCTTATCTTGAAAACAATAAAATTAATGTAAATACTTTAATGCAGCATATACCTGGTCCTGATTTTCCTACAGCAGGTATTATAAATGGTTGCTCTGGAATAAAAGAGGCTTATGCTACCGGAAAGGGAAAAATATTCATTCGCGCTCAAAGTAAAATTGAAGTTAATGAAAAATTGAAAAAAAAATCCATTATTATTTATGAATTACCTTATCAAGTTAATAAAGCAAAATTAATTGAAAAAATATCAGAGCTAGTAAAGGAAAAAAAAGTAGAAGGAATTATTGCTTTAAGAGATGAATCTGATAAAGATGGAATGAGAATCGTTATTGAAACTAAAAAAGATGCAATAATAGAAATTATTCTAAATCAATTATATATTTTAACATCTTTGCAAATTTCTTTTGGAATTAATATGGTTGCATTATGCAATGGACAACCAAAAACTATGAATTTAAAAGAAATTTTAAAACAATTTATTTTACATAGAAAAAAAATAGTTACAAAAAAATGTTTATTTAAATTAAAAAAATATCGGAAAAGAACTCATATTTTAGAAGGATTAAATTTAGCTTTAATAAATATAAATGAAATTATTAAGTTAATCAAAAGTGTTAAAACACCTATGGAAGCAAAAAAATTATTAATTTCAAAGGAGTTCTTATTATCTAACAAAAATAATCTTCATGAAGAATCAAAAAAATGTTTGAAATTAACAAAAAAAAATTTTGAAATCAAAGATACGAAAACTTTTTTTACTGAAAAACAAATTCAAGCAGTATTAGAACTTCGTTTGCAGAAATTAACTTCTTTAGAACAAAAAAAAATTTTTGAAGAACACTGTGATTTAACAAAAAAAATAAAAGCAATAAATCTTATTTTAGAAAAACCGGAGAAACTAACCAGTATAATAAAAAAAGAGTTAATTAATATTCAACAATCTTTCAATGATAAAAGAAAAACAATTATTCATAAAAATCATAAAAATATAAATATTGAAGATATTATCACTCAAGAAAAGGTAATTGTTACTCTTTCACATTCAGGATATGTAAAATATCAACCTATTTCTGACTATGAAGCTCAAAAAAGAGGTGGAAAAGGAAAATTAGCAGCTCGCATTAAAGAAGAAGATTTTATTGAAATTTTATTAGTAGCAAATACACACGATACAATTTTATGTTTTTCTAGTACGGGCATACTATACTGGCTAAAAGTATATCAACTTCCTGAAACTAGCAGACATGCTCGTGGAAGACCTATAATAAATATTTTACCATTAAGTTCAAAAGAGAGAATAACTGCTATTCTACCAGTTTCTAACTATAAAGATAACATTAATGTTTTCATGGCTACTCTTAAAGGAACTGTAAAAAAAACTTCTTTGAAAGAATTTAGTAAACCTAGAAACTCAGGAATTATTGCTGTAAACTTAAAAAAAGAAGACGAACTTATAGGAGCAGCTTTAACAAATGGAAAAGATAACATCATGTTATTTACTGCTTCTGGGAAAATTGTTCATTTTTCTGAACAATTTGTCCGAAAAATGGGACGAACAGCTTCAGGTGTAAAAGGAATTAAAATTAAAAATCAAGATCATATTGTCTCTTTAATTGTTCCTAAAGGAAAGGGAAACATTCTTATGGTAACTAAAAATGGATACGGGAAAAGAACTAAAATTGCTGATTTTCCAATAAAATCAAGATCTACAAAAGGCATTATAGCTATAAAAATTACAAAAAAAAATGGAGCAATGATTGCCGCGATTCAGGTTTCTGAAAATGATCAAATTATGATGATTACCAATGCAGGAACGCTTGTAAGAACTAGAGTTTCAGAAATTAGTAATCTAAAAAGAAACACTCAAGGAGTTATTTTAATTCGAACAAACAAAAAAGAAAAAGTAGTCGCTTTACAAAGAATTGACGAATCATTTTACAAAATCTAA
- a CDS encoding DUF2076 domain-containing protein, whose product MQKEEKILIENLFKKIKKVESQSSQKDLFAEKLIKNMLEKQPNSAYYLTQVVLIQELAIKKMNQEIQSLNYKIQEQEKENKYKAKSFLFGCFDFLKDKKDDLKKKNKNFSSDTVDKKEKFSTMEQEEKNFSESKKNTSTNSFLSNAVQTAVGVASGIVIGNVLTNLFKHESIKDESMNDINSSESVLDPDMSNNYINSNDEEKNQDYYNINENYENNEKKFLDNDNSNCKDIGYEENYYEDDDNFI is encoded by the coding sequence ATGCAAAAAGAAGAAAAAATATTAATTGAAAATTTATTCAAAAAAATAAAAAAAGTAGAAAGTCAATCTAGTCAAAAAGATTTATTTGCTGAAAAGTTAATAAAAAATATGTTGGAAAAACAACCAAATTCTGCTTATTACTTAACTCAAGTAGTGTTAATACAAGAATTAGCTATTAAAAAGATGAATCAAGAAATTCAATCGTTAAATTATAAAATTCAAGAACAAGAAAAAGAAAATAAGTATAAAGCTAAAAGTTTTTTATTTGGTTGTTTTGATTTTTTAAAAGATAAAAAAGATGATCTTAAGAAAAAAAACAAAAATTTTTCATCAGATACTGTAGATAAAAAAGAAAAATTTTCTACTATGGAACAAGAGGAAAAAAATTTTTCTGAATCTAAAAAAAATACAAGTACAAATAGTTTTCTTTCAAATGCTGTTCAAACAGCAGTTGGTGTAGCTAGTGGAATCGTAATAGGAAACGTTTTAACTAACTTATTTAAACATGAATCAATAAAAGATGAATCAATGAATGATATTAATTCTTCAGAATCAGTATTAGATCCAGATATGTCTAATAATTATATTAATAGTAATGATGAAGAAAAGAATCAAGATTATTATAATATAAACGAAAATTATGAAAATAATGAAAAAAAATTTTTAGATAATGATAATAGTAATTGTAAAGATATTGGTTATGAAGAAAATTATTATGAAGATGATGACAATTTTATTTAA
- a CDS encoding peroxiredoxin C: MVLVSLPAPNFIAPAILKNDEIIENFNFQNYVSGKITVLFFWPMDFTFVCPSEIIAFNNLYDSFKERKVELVGVSIDSVFVHNAWRKTPINEGGIGNIKFIMVSDVKQEIQKSYGIVHPTLGVALRASFLIDKKFCVRHQVVNDLPLGRNIKDMIRTIDALQFHEKNGEVCPANWKQGKPAMTPSPDGVRNYFRDHLKDL, encoded by the coding sequence ATGGTTTTAGTAAGCTTGCCAGCACCGAATTTTATTGCTCCAGCAATTTTAAAAAATGATGAAATAATTGAAAATTTTAATTTTCAGAATTATGTTTCCGGAAAAATAACAGTTTTATTTTTCTGGCCTATGGACTTTACTTTCGTATGTCCCTCTGAAATCATTGCATTTAATAATCTTTATGACTCTTTTAAAGAAAGAAAAGTAGAATTAGTCGGTGTATCTATAGACTCTGTTTTTGTTCATAATGCATGGAGAAAAACTCCAATTAATGAAGGTGGAATCGGAAACATAAAATTTATTATGGTTTCAGATGTTAAGCAAGAAATACAAAAATCTTATGGAATAGTACATCCTACTCTTGGAGTAGCATTAAGAGCATCTTTTTTAATCGATAAAAAATTTTGTGTACGTCATCAAGTAGTAAATGATCTACCTTTAGGTAGAAATATAAAAGATATGATTAGAACTATAGATGCTTTACAATTTCATGAAAAAAATGGAGAAGTATGTCCAGCTAATTGGAAACAGGGAAAACCTGCTATGACTCCATCTCCTGACGGTGTTCGAAATTACTTTAGAGATCATTTAAAAGATTTGTAA
- the ung gene encoding uracil-DNA glycosylase translates to MKFISQEREIKNIFPEQKKVFRSLFLTSFKNLKVVILGQDPYHNKNQADGLAFSVSCGNKIPPSLKNIFRELSCDLKDVLIAKNNGSLENWANQGVLLLNTILTVEENKPGSHKGIGWEKFTDLVISIISKHKLGVVFLLWGLYAQKKISQINLQKHYVLQTSHPSPFSVNRGFIGCKHFSKTNRILLSKGEKPIDWSILPFKYSKKTLY, encoded by the coding sequence ATGAAATTTATTTCTCAAGAAAGAGAAATAAAAAATATTTTTCCCGAACAAAAAAAAGTATTTAGATCTTTATTTTTAACATCTTTTAAAAATTTAAAAGTGGTTATTTTAGGACAAGATCCGTATCATAATAAAAATCAAGCAGATGGACTTGCCTTTTCTGTTTCTTGTGGAAATAAAATTCCTCCTTCTTTAAAAAATATATTTAGAGAATTATCTTGTGATTTAAAAGACGTTTTAATTGCAAAAAATAATGGTTCTTTAGAAAATTGGGCTAATCAAGGGGTTTTATTATTAAATACAATTTTAACAGTAGAAGAGAATAAACCAGGTTCTCATAAAGGAATAGGATGGGAAAAATTTACTGATTTAGTAATTTCTATTATTAGTAAGCATAAATTAGGAGTGGTTTTTTTACTTTGGGGACTATATGCTCAAAAAAAAATTTCTCAAATTAACCTTCAAAAACATTATGTACTACAAACATCCCATCCCTCTCCATTTTCAGTAAATAGAGGATTCATAGGTTGTAAACATTTTTCAAAAACCAATAGAATTCTACTTTCTAAAGGAGAAAAACCTATTGATTGGTCTATTCTCCCATTCAAGTATTCAAAAAAAACATTGTATTAA
- the grpE gene encoding nucleotide exchange factor GrpE: MKNLNKNELNIQNINNILKKNKKIKQEIINNFKKKILEIQKKNIDIQLREQAKIENFKKNSEKEINTIRSDIKKEFSLKLLTVVDSAEEILNDLNLLNDKNITEGILITLKSFLKTINNFGIKEEGKINQKFNSKFHIKISEKKNKSTEIGIITSIIKKGYTLDGKKLRKALVEISKN; encoded by the coding sequence ATGAAAAATTTAAATAAAAATGAATTGAATATTCAGAATATTAATAATATTTTAAAAAAAAATAAAAAAATAAAACAAGAAATTATTAATAATTTTAAGAAAAAGATACTAGAAATTCAAAAAAAAAATATAGATATTCAATTACGCGAACAAGCTAAAATAGAAAATTTTAAAAAAAATTCTGAAAAAGAAATAAATACTATTCGATCAGATATAAAAAAAGAATTTTCTCTTAAATTACTAACAGTTGTAGATAGTGCAGAAGAAATATTAAATGATTTAAATTTATTAAATGATAAAAATATTACTGAAGGGATTTTAATAACTTTAAAATCTTTTTTGAAAACAATAAATAACTTTGGAATTAAAGAAGAAGGAAAAATTAATCAAAAATTTAATTCTAAATTTCATATAAAAATATCCGAAAAAAAAAATAAATCAACTGAAATTGGTATTATAACTTCTATTATTAAAAAAGGTTATACCTTAGACGGAAAAAAATTAAGAAAAGCTTTAGTCGAAATTTCAAAAAATTAA
- the grxD gene encoding Grx4 family monothiol glutaredoxin, which translates to MDAINKIKSQIKENSIVLYMKGTPTKPSCGFSSKASEILLKCKKKFLYVDVLENPDIRSALPEFSNWPTFPQLWINETLIGGCSIIVKMFESGELQKLINNTDKQ; encoded by the coding sequence ATGGATGCAATTAATAAAATTAAATCTCAAATAAAAGAGAATTCTATAGTATTATATATGAAGGGAACCCCTACTAAACCCAGTTGTGGATTTTCTTCTAAAGCTTCGGAAATTTTATTAAAATGTAAGAAAAAATTTTTATACGTAGATGTATTAGAAAATCCAGATATTAGAAGTGCTTTACCAGAGTTTTCTAATTGGCCAACCTTTCCTCAATTATGGATTAATGAAACCCTAATAGGAGGTTGTAGCATTATCGTAAAAATGTTTGAAAGTGGTGAACTTCAAAAATTAATTAATAATACAGATAAGCAATAA
- the rnt gene encoding ribonuclease T: MFVNKELNSLHNRFRSFYPVVIDLETAGFNPKKDAILEIAMVTLSMNTEGWLEKEQTIHFNIEPFKGSNIQSEALAFNKIDPFNPLRGAVTEKIALKTIFKIVRKGIKTKNCSRAIIVAHNANFDHNFLMAASKRANFKKNPFHPFATFDTAALSGLVLGQTVLAKACKIAGITFDNNQAHSAEYDTIQTANLFCELVNRWKRLGGWPPINTETNTPIIK; this comes from the coding sequence ATGTTTGTAAATAAAGAATTAAATTCTCTTCATAATAGATTTCGCAGTTTTTATCCTGTCGTCATAGATTTAGAAACAGCAGGATTTAATCCTAAAAAAGATGCAATATTAGAAATTGCTATGGTTACTCTATCTATGAATACAGAGGGATGGCTTGAAAAAGAACAAACTATCCATTTTAACATTGAACCTTTTAAAGGTTCTAATATTCAATCAGAAGCTTTAGCTTTTAATAAAATTGATCCTTTTAACCCTTTAAGAGGTGCTGTAACTGAAAAAATAGCTCTAAAAACAATATTTAAAATAGTAAGAAAGGGAATAAAAACTAAAAATTGTTCAAGAGCAATTATTGTTGCTCACAATGCTAATTTTGATCATAACTTTTTGATGGCCGCATCAAAAAGAGCAAATTTTAAAAAAAATCCATTTCATCCATTTGCTACATTTGACACCGCTGCATTAAGCGGATTAGTTTTAGGACAAACTGTACTTGCCAAAGCGTGTAAAATAGCAGGAATAACTTTTGATAACAATCAAGCTCATTCTGCAGAATATGATACTATCCAAACAGCTAATTTATTTTGTGAATTAGTTAATAGATGGAAGCGTTTAGGAGGATGGCCTCCTATAAATACTGAAACTAACACCCCTATTATAAAATAA
- a CDS encoding Fe-Mn family superoxide dismutase, protein MSYKLPKLLYSYDSLEPYIDKETMEIHHTRHHQTYIDNVNRILANTCYLTYSASELIKNLQTIDIEEKESLKNNLGGHINHSLFWLNLKLGTKLNGNLKLAIKKQFSSFENFVSLFEEAALKHFGSGWIWLINSLGKLKIVTTINQNNPLMGEKINGFFGNPIICLDIWEHAYYLKYKNRRIEYIKSYWNIVNWEEAERRFLLKNI, encoded by the coding sequence ATGAGTTATAAATTACCAAAATTATTATATTCATACGATAGTTTAGAGCCTTATATTGATAAAGAAACAATGGAAATACATCATACTAGACACCATCAGACTTATATAGATAACGTAAATAGAATTTTAGCAAATACTTGTTATTTAACATATTCAGCAAGTGAATTAATTAAAAATTTACAAACAATAGATATAGAAGAAAAAGAAAGTTTAAAAAATAACTTAGGAGGACATATTAATCATAGTTTATTTTGGCTAAATTTAAAATTAGGTACTAAACTTAATGGAAATCTTAAATTGGCTATAAAAAAACAATTTTCTTCTTTTGAAAATTTCGTTAGTTTGTTTGAAGAAGCTGCATTAAAACATTTTGGATCTGGATGGATATGGTTAATAAATAGTTTAGGAAAACTAAAAATAGTAACTACTATAAATCAAAACAATCCCTTAATGGGAGAAAAAATTAATGGTTTTTTTGGCAATCCTATAATTTGTTTAGATATATGGGAACATGCTTATTATTTAAAATATAAAAATAGAAGAATAGAATATATAAAATCGTATTGGAATATTGTAAATTGGGAAGAAGCAGAGCGTCGTTTTTTATTAAAAAATATTTAA